One window of Jannaschia sp. CCS1 genomic DNA carries:
- a CDS encoding FliM/FliN family flagellar motor switch protein, with translation MSEPKSVNARAAALHSVPIEIRVCVGKARPRLSEMLAMDPDSILPLDSRIEDKVSLWVGDKMIAEGELVELDGDRAGQLAVRIVDLVDHDDAAA, from the coding sequence ATGTCTGAGCCAAAATCCGTAAATGCCCGCGCCGCCGCCCTCCACTCGGTTCCAATCGAGATCAGAGTTTGCGTCGGCAAGGCCCGCCCCCGTCTGTCTGAGATGCTGGCGATGGATCCAGATTCGATCCTCCCACTTGATAGCCGCATCGAAGACAAGGTCAGCCTTTGGGTTGGCGACAAGATGATCGCCGAGGGAGAACTGGTCGAGCTCGATGGAGACCGCGCGGGTCAATTGGCGGTACGGATTGTCGATCTGGTGGATCACGACGATGCGGCGGCCTGA
- the flgK gene encoding flagellar hook-associated protein FlgK: MSISSTLSSALSGLTASARAADIVSSNLANAMTEGYAVRRLDLAARQTGNDGAGVRIVGVTRQEDTILIGQRRLATADLGANQANADFMTRLEAMLGAPDDPGSLSARLADFEGKLIAAANAPWNTTNLTGAVQGASAIADTLNELSSGIQTERKRADASIGIAVDQINGALESLAELNARILSVGYSGGDTAALVDAQNQLVDQVAPYVPLQTRRDNNGLLNVYSDDGHVLVNYRAAELGFVAKPTMDPYQSIGNGTLSGLTLDGRALRMDGEYPAFAGGQLRALFDVRDSQAPEAQTRLDGIALDLAERFDAAGLDPSIAAGSPSLFTDAGILVDGSNELGLASRIRVNAAVVPNEGGAVWRLRDGLGAAVEGPTGNATFLTAQIERLSTTQTTTSTAFSGAQRSMSELISENLSIVGLGRVTAETNLSSASAQNTALKTAELAGGVDSDAELQRLLQIEQMYAANARVINVAGQMMDELLRIAG, encoded by the coding sequence ATGAGCATCTCTTCAACACTCTCCAGCGCCCTCAGCGGCCTGACGGCCTCAGCGCGGGCCGCCGATATCGTGTCCTCAAACCTCGCGAATGCGATGACGGAAGGATACGCCGTTCGCAGGCTCGATCTCGCCGCGCGGCAAACTGGCAACGACGGCGCGGGCGTTCGTATTGTCGGCGTGACGCGGCAGGAGGATACGATCTTGATCGGTCAACGCCGGTTGGCCACGGCCGACCTCGGGGCGAACCAGGCCAATGCCGACTTCATGACACGTCTGGAGGCCATGCTTGGCGCACCCGATGACCCAGGTAGCCTATCGGCAAGGTTGGCGGACTTTGAAGGTAAGCTGATTGCAGCCGCCAACGCGCCTTGGAACACAACCAACCTTACGGGTGCTGTCCAGGGTGCAAGCGCAATCGCCGATACACTCAATGAACTGAGCAGCGGTATCCAGACTGAACGAAAGCGCGCAGACGCCTCGATCGGGATAGCCGTCGATCAGATCAACGGTGCCCTCGAAAGCCTGGCGGAACTCAATGCCCGCATCCTTTCCGTTGGGTATAGTGGTGGCGACACTGCTGCCCTCGTGGACGCGCAAAACCAGCTGGTGGACCAGGTCGCTCCCTATGTCCCTTTGCAGACACGGCGAGATAACAACGGATTGCTCAACGTCTATAGTGACGATGGCCACGTCTTGGTCAATTATCGCGCTGCAGAGCTGGGGTTCGTAGCGAAGCCAACCATGGATCCCTACCAATCGATCGGTAACGGTACGTTGTCAGGGTTGACACTCGACGGTCGTGCCTTGCGAATGGACGGAGAATATCCGGCCTTCGCTGGCGGCCAGCTGCGGGCACTGTTTGATGTTCGTGACAGTCAAGCGCCTGAGGCACAAACCCGCCTGGACGGTATCGCGTTGGATCTGGCAGAGCGGTTTGATGCCGCTGGTTTAGATCCGAGCATAGCGGCTGGATCACCAAGTCTATTCACGGATGCAGGAATATTGGTAGACGGCTCGAACGAGCTCGGCCTGGCTTCGCGGATCCGCGTGAACGCGGCAGTCGTCCCCAACGAAGGCGGTGCGGTTTGGCGCCTGCGCGACGGGTTGGGAGCCGCGGTTGAAGGTCCAACCGGGAACGCAACTTTTCTGACCGCACAGATCGAACGTCTTTCAACAACCCAGACAACCACGTCCACTGCGTTCTCTGGCGCGCAAAGGTCCATGTCGGAATTGATCTCGGAAAACTTATCCATCGTGGGCTTGGGGCGCGTAACTGCAGAAACCAACCTCAGCAGTGCCTCCGCGCAAAACACCGCGCTGAAGACCGCCGAACTGGCTGGCGGCGTTGACTCCGACGCCGAGCTGCAACGCCTTTTGCAGATTGAGCAGATGTATGCCGCCAACGCACGTGTGATCAACGTGGCCGGGCAAATGATGGATGAACTTCTGAGGATTGCAGGATGA
- a CDS encoding flagellar basal body P-ring protein FlgI — protein MIRIFSFFLVACIFATAAVATPIRIKDLVEFDGVRGNDLVGYGLIVGLNGTGDGLRNAPFTEEIMVNVLERLGVNVTGEQFRPQNVAAVIVTATLPPFSRQGGQIDITVSAIGDAESLLGGTLVMTPLTAADGEIYAVAQGAVIAGGASAGGDGAEIIQGVPTAGVIPAGARVEREVEFDFASMSQIRLALRTPDFTTAARIEVAINTEFGRGVASMLDSGTVLLDISATRAPSPAHALTRVENILVVPETRARVVVDQRSGTIVMGEDVRISRVAVAQGNLTLRIQEEPIAVQPNPFAEGETVILPRTNAGLAEEAGTGLAELSGGTSLSEVVGALNALGVSPRDMIDILSSIEAAGALHAEFIVR, from the coding sequence GTGATCCGGATATTCTCATTTTTCCTCGTGGCTTGCATTTTCGCGACCGCAGCTGTCGCAACTCCAATCCGGATAAAGGATTTGGTGGAGTTCGATGGTGTGCGCGGGAACGATCTGGTTGGGTACGGTCTGATCGTCGGCCTGAACGGAACCGGGGATGGGCTACGAAATGCGCCGTTCACCGAGGAAATTATGGTAAACGTCTTGGAAAGATTGGGCGTGAACGTAACCGGCGAACAGTTTCGCCCTCAAAATGTCGCAGCGGTTATCGTAACTGCCACTCTGCCGCCGTTTTCCAGACAAGGCGGGCAAATCGATATCACGGTTTCGGCAATCGGAGACGCCGAAAGCCTACTCGGCGGCACTCTTGTCATGACTCCGCTGACCGCGGCCGATGGAGAGATCTATGCCGTTGCCCAAGGTGCAGTTATTGCGGGCGGCGCATCTGCCGGCGGCGATGGTGCCGAAATCATACAGGGTGTGCCTACCGCTGGCGTCATACCCGCCGGCGCTAGGGTCGAACGGGAGGTCGAGTTTGATTTTGCAAGCATGTCGCAAATCAGGTTGGCGCTGCGCACACCAGATTTCACGACAGCTGCGCGGATCGAAGTGGCTATCAACACCGAATTCGGCCGCGGCGTCGCCTCGATGTTAGATTCGGGTACCGTTCTGCTCGATATCAGCGCGACCCGCGCGCCATCTCCGGCTCATGCCCTGACGCGTGTTGAGAACATTCTGGTGGTGCCTGAAACGCGCGCCCGGGTTGTTGTCGATCAGCGTTCTGGCACGATTGTCATGGGCGAAGACGTCCGCATTAGCCGTGTGGCAGTCGCGCAGGGCAACCTAACGCTGAGGATCCAGGAGGAGCCTATTGCTGTTCAGCCAAATCCATTCGCAGAAGGTGAAACCGTCATTCTTCCCCGCACCAATGCTGGCCTGGCGGAAGAAGCCGGTACCGGATTGGCAGAACTCTCGGGCGGCACGTCTCTGTCGGAAGTGGTCGGCGCACTTAATGCACTCGGCGTGTCTCCCCGTGATATGATAGACATTCTGTCGAGCATCGAAGCCGCTGGCGCCCTGCATGCGGAGTTCATCGTACGGTAG
- a CDS encoding flagellin yields MSIATYSDAAQFQLLRRDATQHRADLARLTSELSSGRVADLGQALQGDYSTLSDITRSLRLNTTFITSVSEAAIAVGVRQSALERVASELEGYGSSLLAVTGAGSLSDIQLKLADAPARFDQAVDSLNTRLAGRSLFSADDPNATPLISSEDMLAELRTVAAGALDAATAVADVTAWFMDTGGGYETLAWQGGTGDPPPVLIGEGQSAETGVTALNPAIRETLASLALAVLASEEVPASAEQEKRAFVASAAEQVLRAESNLIGLRARLGTEEARVEDARVTAEATRASLQIEYGRLVEADPYDTATELEAISLRLESLYIVTARVSRLSLTEYLR; encoded by the coding sequence ATGAGTATTGCCACCTATTCCGACGCAGCGCAGTTCCAACTCCTTCGGCGCGACGCCACGCAGCATCGTGCCGATCTCGCGCGTCTAACATCGGAGCTATCGTCGGGCCGGGTCGCGGACCTTGGACAGGCTCTCCAGGGGGACTACTCCACCCTCTCGGACATAACGCGCAGCTTGCGCCTGAATACGACTTTCATCACGTCCGTGTCCGAGGCTGCAATTGCTGTCGGCGTCCGTCAAAGTGCCCTCGAAAGAGTAGCGTCCGAGCTGGAAGGTTACGGATCCTCTCTTCTGGCTGTGACGGGTGCAGGTAGTTTGTCGGATATTCAACTCAAATTGGCAGATGCCCCAGCGCGTTTCGACCAAGCCGTGGATAGCCTAAACACACGCCTCGCCGGTCGCAGCCTCTTTTCCGCCGACGATCCGAATGCAACACCACTTATCAGCTCAGAAGATATGTTGGCTGAACTCAGAACGGTTGCCGCCGGTGCGCTCGACGCCGCCACTGCGGTGGCCGACGTCACAGCTTGGTTCATGGATACTGGCGGAGGGTATGAGACACTGGCCTGGCAAGGCGGTACGGGCGATCCGCCTCCTGTCCTGATAGGCGAGGGTCAATCAGCTGAAACCGGTGTCACGGCTTTGAACCCCGCCATCCGCGAAACTTTGGCCAGCCTTGCACTGGCAGTTCTCGCGTCAGAAGAGGTACCAGCCTCTGCGGAGCAAGAGAAACGCGCATTCGTCGCGTCCGCCGCCGAACAAGTGCTGCGTGCCGAGAGCAATTTGATTGGCCTCCGCGCGCGTCTCGGCACTGAAGAAGCACGCGTTGAAGACGCAAGGGTCACCGCCGAAGCGACCCGTGCCAGCTTGCAAATCGAGTACGGACGGTTGGTTGAAGCTGATCCCTACGACACGGCAACGGAATTGGAGGCTATCTCTCTCCGTCTCGAAAGCCTGTATATTGTGACCGCGCGCGTCTCGCGCTTGAGCTTGACGGAGTACCTCAGGTGA
- the fliL gene encoding flagellar basal body-associated FliL family protein: protein MSEDANIEEPKKKKGLLVPLLLGVILAAAGGGGGFWAVTQGPLAPESTMETPVETAAEHDDDATHMDAVDVAFLELETLVITLGAEESNRNLIFSASLEIAPQYLDEVTQLSPRVLDVLNSYLRVIAISELSEPTSLARLRSQMLRRIQVVTGTGRVQNLLVTQFLVN from the coding sequence ATGTCAGAAGACGCAAACATCGAAGAACCTAAGAAGAAGAAGGGCTTACTCGTGCCACTTCTCCTGGGTGTGATTCTTGCCGCTGCCGGCGGCGGTGGTGGCTTCTGGGCCGTGACACAGGGCCCCCTTGCGCCCGAAAGCACGATGGAGACGCCCGTAGAAACCGCGGCAGAGCACGATGACGATGCCACCCACATGGATGCGGTCGACGTCGCCTTCCTAGAGCTGGAAACGCTGGTGATCACATTGGGCGCCGAAGAATCGAATCGGAACCTGATCTTCTCCGCATCTCTGGAGATCGCCCCGCAATATCTGGATGAAGTGACTCAGCTCTCGCCAAGGGTTCTCGACGTCCTCAACTCCTATTTGCGCGTGATCGCCATCTCCGAGCTGAGCGAACCGACAAGCCTCGCACGTCTTCGGTCCCAAATGCTGCGCCGCATCCAGGTGGTGACCGGCACTGGCCGAGTTCAAAACCTCCTCGTCACACAATTTCTGGTGAACTGA
- a CDS encoding flagellar hook protein FlgE, with product MTISSSLNAGVAGLSVNASRLATIADNIANSGTNGYKRATADFSSMVIDQGGGTYSAGGVRVTTGRLIDQSGALATTNNGTDLAVRGRGFLPVTRSSAVNAAAGAELPLYLATTGSFRTDADGYLVTSSGVTLMGWPADADGNVPSFPRDTSAGLEPVQVNVNQFTSEPTTRISLGVNLPGTDTTSESSGDTRQLSVEYFDNLGTSQSIEAFFTPTVPVVGDPASNTWTMTLRDSASNNAVIGEYTVVFDDSRTGGGTIQSVSQPLPVTGGGWSATEGTLTVDVLGGPIEINIGAQGSGSGLTQLSDNFAPTSISKDGSPVGNLVSVEVDPNGFVKANFDVGITRTVYQIPLIDLPNPNGLIAEDNQLYTTSAESGSFFLWDAGDGPTGDVVAFALEESTTDVAAELTQLIQTQRAYSSNAKIIQTVDEMLQETTNIIR from the coding sequence ATGACTATTTCTTCCTCGCTGAACGCGGGTGTGGCAGGCCTCTCGGTCAATGCCAGCCGCTTGGCCACAATCGCCGACAACATCGCCAACTCCGGAACGAATGGCTACAAACGGGCGACCGCTGACTTCTCCTCCATGGTGATCGACCAAGGCGGCGGCACGTATTCCGCAGGCGGCGTGCGCGTGACCACAGGTCGCTTGATCGATCAATCGGGTGCCCTTGCCACGACAAACAACGGAACTGATCTGGCTGTGCGCGGACGCGGTTTCCTGCCTGTGACCAGAAGCTCCGCCGTCAATGCTGCGGCGGGCGCGGAACTTCCCCTTTATCTCGCGACGACAGGCTCGTTTCGCACAGATGCGGACGGCTATCTTGTCACGTCATCTGGCGTGACCCTGATGGGCTGGCCCGCGGATGCCGATGGCAACGTCCCCAGCTTTCCCCGCGATACCAGCGCAGGGTTGGAGCCGGTTCAGGTCAACGTCAACCAGTTCACGTCCGAGCCGACAACCCGCATCTCTTTGGGCGTCAACTTGCCAGGAACCGATACGACCTCTGAATCGTCAGGCGATACGCGCCAACTTTCCGTGGAGTACTTCGATAACCTGGGTACATCGCAATCCATCGAAGCCTTTTTCACACCAACGGTCCCCGTAGTCGGCGACCCTGCCTCCAACACCTGGACCATGACGCTACGTGACAGCGCATCCAACAACGCAGTCATCGGCGAATACACTGTGGTCTTTGACGACAGCCGCACCGGTGGCGGTACCATTCAAAGCGTGAGCCAACCGCTGCCAGTGACAGGTGGCGGGTGGAGTGCGACCGAGGGAACGTTGACCGTCGATGTGCTTGGTGGTCCGATTGAAATCAATATCGGCGCGCAAGGCTCCGGCTCAGGCCTGACCCAATTGTCAGACAACTTCGCGCCAACCTCGATCTCGAAGGATGGCTCACCGGTTGGGAACCTTGTCTCCGTGGAGGTCGATCCGAATGGATTCGTGAAGGCCAACTTTGATGTGGGCATCACGCGGACTGTCTACCAGATCCCCCTGATCGACCTTCCCAATCCCAACGGCCTGATTGCCGAAGACAACCAACTGTATACGACGTCCGCCGAAAGCGGCAGCTTCTTCCTTTGGGATGCCGGGGACGGCCCAACCGGGGATGTGGTCGCCTTCGCTCTAGAAGAATCCACCACTGATGTTGCAGCGGAATTGACCCAGTTGATCCAAACTCAGCGGGCCTATTCGTCAAACGCAAAGATCATCCAAACCGTGGATGAAATGTTGCAGGAAACCACCAACATCATTCGCTAA
- a CDS encoding DUF6468 domain-containing protein, with protein MTLLMTYGADILIIFASLGAMTYCMVLSRRLSRLSSFDKGLGGAIAVMSSQVDEMKAALKEAKSGSDGAGTELGDLVHQAREISSELEMMIAACHDFAEEAISVQVSRPGPQEDDVELDRSSTTIDEPNSKDDQASDTSVTPMFGSRRAAAKREAAQSTAPLFARHRSALG; from the coding sequence ATGACTCTTCTCATGACCTACGGTGCTGACATCCTGATCATCTTCGCGAGCCTTGGAGCGATGACTTACTGCATGGTTCTTTCTCGACGCCTGTCGCGCCTGAGCAGCTTCGACAAGGGCCTCGGTGGCGCAATTGCCGTGATGTCCAGCCAGGTTGACGAAATGAAGGCTGCCCTGAAGGAAGCCAAATCCGGCTCTGATGGCGCAGGTACCGAACTTGGCGATCTTGTGCACCAAGCCAGGGAAATTTCGTCAGAGTTGGAAATGATGATCGCCGCCTGCCATGACTTCGCGGAAGAAGCGATTTCAGTCCAGGTTTCGCGACCCGGCCCACAAGAAGACGACGTGGAACTGGATCGATCCAGCACAACCATTGACGAGCCGAATAGCAAAGACGATCAGGCGTCAGATACAAGCGTCACACCGATGTTTGGCTCCAGACGTGCCGCCGCTAAACGGGAAGCCGCACAATCGACCGCTCCCCTATTCGCACGGCACAGATCGGCATTGGGCTAA
- the motA gene encoding flagellar motor stator protein MotA yields MLGIVGIAVVLVMVFGGYALAGGKFGIILKALPFESMMIMGAALGAFLISNDKGSIKATISALIKVFKGPTWKDSDYRDLLCLLYELIRLQRQNAVAVEEHIENPEGSEIFGRYPKILKDHEAVELICDTMRSAAMNYNDPHQVEEVLDKRLEQNVHHQMHGSHAMQTVADGLPALGIVAAVLGVIKTMASIDQPPEVLGGLIGGALVGTFLGVFLAYGFVGPFAAKMKTAIEEDHQFYLMIREVLIANLHSHATNICIEVGRQNAPHHVRPDFNDLEEALRGLKQAA; encoded by the coding sequence ATGCTTGGAATAGTTGGAATTGCCGTCGTCTTGGTCATGGTCTTTGGCGGCTATGCGTTGGCCGGGGGTAAGTTCGGCATCATCCTAAAGGCACTGCCCTTTGAGTCGATGATGATCATGGGCGCCGCTTTGGGGGCCTTTTTGATTTCAAATGACAAAGGCTCCATCAAAGCAACCATCAGCGCGCTTATTAAGGTGTTCAAGGGACCCACATGGAAAGACTCGGACTACCGAGATTTACTATGTCTGCTGTACGAATTGATCCGACTTCAACGACAGAACGCAGTCGCCGTCGAAGAGCACATTGAGAACCCCGAGGGGTCGGAGATCTTTGGTCGGTATCCAAAAATTTTGAAAGATCACGAAGCGGTTGAGCTGATCTGCGACACGATGCGTTCGGCTGCGATGAACTACAACGACCCGCACCAGGTCGAGGAAGTTCTGGACAAACGTCTTGAGCAGAACGTCCACCACCAAATGCACGGCAGCCACGCCATGCAGACCGTGGCTGACGGCCTGCCCGCACTTGGTATCGTTGCCGCCGTGTTGGGTGTGATCAAGACAATGGCCTCAATCGACCAACCGCCCGAGGTTTTGGGCGGTCTCATTGGCGGTGCCTTGGTGGGGACGTTTCTTGGCGTCTTTCTCGCTTATGGCTTCGTTGGGCCGTTTGCCGCGAAAATGAAGACGGCGATCGAGGAAGATCATCAATTCTATCTGATGATCCGTGAGGTGTTGATCGCCAATCTCCACAGCCATGCGACTAATATCTGTATTGAGGTCGGACGCCAAAACGCACCGCATCATGTCCGTCCAGATTTTAACGACCTTGAGGAGGCACTGCGCGGCCTCAAGCAAGCAGCATGA
- a CDS encoding MotE family protein, whose product MSLGLIFAVSVVWRVSTLDVPLVSTAQASDPQPMQSIVGPTAPIRAALDEVTALRDRLAAREATIADRERAVEAAQLLVEERLAVLEAAEQRLEGLIQTSDTAAEADITRLTEVYQTMEADQTAALFAQMDPNFAAGFLTRMTPAASGAIMAELDPVAAYAISVVIATRNAAAPTLEPPPPDPDPDTES is encoded by the coding sequence ATGTCCTTGGGCCTGATCTTCGCGGTTTCCGTCGTGTGGCGGGTCAGCACGCTGGATGTGCCATTGGTTTCAACCGCGCAGGCATCGGACCCTCAACCCATGCAATCCATCGTTGGGCCAACTGCCCCAATCCGCGCCGCCCTTGATGAAGTGACAGCACTTCGAGACAGGCTGGCCGCCAGGGAAGCCACCATCGCGGACCGAGAGCGCGCGGTTGAGGCCGCGCAACTCTTGGTCGAAGAGCGGTTGGCTGTGCTGGAAGCGGCGGAACAACGGCTTGAAGGTCTCATTCAGACGTCTGACACGGCGGCGGAAGCGGACATCACACGGCTGACCGAAGTCTATCAAACGATGGAAGCCGATCAAACCGCGGCTCTGTTCGCGCAGATGGATCCAAACTTTGCCGCAGGCTTTCTGACCCGTATGACGCCGGCCGCCAGCGGCGCGATTATGGCAGAACTCGATCCTGTTGCGGCTTACGCAATCTCGGTCGTCATAGCCACGCGCAATGCGGCGGCCCCAACGCTTGAGCCCCCGCCACCAGATCCTGATCCGGATACCGAATCTTAA
- the fliF gene encoding flagellar basal-body MS-ring/collar protein FliF yields the protein MSDHIGPERLGMKGVVLNALLEIWNGMNGRRRGLLIGGIAALAVVLVILTRIASQPSFQLLYSGLDPAAAGEVVDALAARGVAHRIDGDQIFVDATQRDELRMALAGEGLPANGPQGYELLDSLSGFGTTSQMFDAAYWRAKEGELSRTILASPAIRAARVHIANPSSDPFQPTNEVTASVAIRPASGGLAPGHAHALRYLVASSVPGLRPENVTVIDADSGQVLGGQGQMTPAADAAGRATTLQQNVERLLAARVGPSNAVVQVSVELETARETILERVIDPESRVIIATDTEEMDNASTDGAAAGVTVASNLPDGDGAAGEGSSAQTTESRERVTFDMSELQREVEREPGDIRRITVAVLVNGVEEINASGVAETIPRPAAELDALTELVRSAVGYDEARGDIVTIQSMAFDAAAATELTEAGFADRLNLDVGQIVQTLLLAAVALAIAFGLLRPLLARSGGDSLNTLPPLEPTNGLPAPSDGAVSGDTSLPTTSTADVPEITMASTAPKELPPLPAVSQMGSAFDDALPMMMAGSLPGDLEQNLEDMDPVDRLRLLIQEREEETVQILRSWMNEDEEAAR from the coding sequence ATGTCTGACCACATCGGGCCAGAACGGCTCGGCATGAAAGGGGTCGTCTTGAACGCACTGCTTGAGATCTGGAATGGAATGAATGGCCGCCGCCGGGGGCTGTTGATTGGTGGAATTGCCGCGTTGGCCGTGGTGTTGGTGATTTTGACGCGAATTGCATCTCAACCCTCATTCCAACTTTTGTATAGTGGGTTGGATCCTGCCGCTGCCGGCGAAGTCGTGGATGCTTTGGCTGCACGGGGCGTGGCCCATCGAATCGACGGCGACCAGATTTTTGTCGACGCGACCCAGCGCGATGAACTTCGCATGGCTTTGGCGGGCGAAGGGCTGCCGGCCAATGGGCCCCAGGGGTACGAACTGCTCGATTCGCTGTCTGGCTTCGGAACCACCTCGCAGATGTTTGACGCCGCCTACTGGCGCGCGAAGGAGGGGGAGCTGTCGCGGACCATTCTTGCCTCGCCGGCTATCCGAGCGGCCCGTGTTCACATCGCCAACCCGTCCTCCGACCCATTTCAGCCAACCAATGAAGTCACCGCGTCTGTCGCGATTCGTCCGGCATCTGGCGGTCTTGCGCCTGGTCATGCCCATGCGCTCCGGTATCTGGTCGCCTCGTCCGTGCCTGGCCTGCGACCCGAGAATGTAACGGTGATCGATGCCGATTCGGGGCAGGTTCTCGGCGGGCAGGGGCAGATGACGCCCGCTGCCGATGCTGCTGGGCGGGCGACGACCCTGCAGCAGAACGTCGAACGCTTGCTGGCGGCTCGTGTCGGACCAAGCAACGCTGTGGTCCAGGTTTCAGTTGAGTTGGAGACCGCCCGCGAGACGATTCTTGAACGCGTCATCGACCCCGAAAGCCGTGTGATCATTGCGACGGACACGGAGGAAATGGACAACGCGTCGACTGATGGTGCCGCTGCGGGCGTGACCGTTGCCTCTAACTTGCCGGACGGTGATGGCGCAGCAGGCGAAGGATCTTCTGCGCAAACCACCGAATCGCGGGAACGCGTGACGTTTGATATGTCGGAACTGCAGCGCGAGGTAGAACGGGAACCGGGTGACATCCGCCGGATCACGGTCGCGGTGCTCGTCAACGGAGTGGAAGAGATCAATGCCAGCGGTGTTGCGGAAACGATCCCACGCCCGGCCGCAGAGCTTGACGCCTTAACGGAGCTCGTCCGATCTGCGGTTGGCTACGACGAGGCGCGGGGGGATATTGTCACGATCCAGTCGATGGCATTCGATGCGGCAGCTGCCACGGAACTGACCGAAGCGGGCTTTGCCGATCGCCTAAATCTCGACGTAGGTCAGATCGTTCAGACATTGCTGTTGGCGGCCGTCGCCCTGGCGATCGCATTTGGATTGCTGCGTCCGCTTTTGGCACGCTCAGGCGGCGACTCACTGAACACATTGCCGCCTCTTGAGCCGACCAACGGCTTACCTGCGCCGTCCGATGGCGCTGTCTCTGGCGATACGTCTCTGCCTACAACCAGTACCGCTGATGTGCCCGAGATTACCATGGCATCAACCGCGCCCAAGGAGCTGCCTCCTCTTCCTGCGGTTTCGCAAATGGGCTCTGCCTTCGATGATGCCCTTCCAATGATGATGGCCGGATCATTGCCCGGAGACCTTGAGCAGAATCTTGAGGACATGGATCCCGTTGATCGCCTCCGCCTTCTCATTCAGGAGCGGGAGGAAGAGACGGTTCAGATCTTGCGGAGTTGGATGAATGAAGATGAGGAAGCGGCGAGATGA
- the fliP gene encoding flagellar type III secretion system pore protein FliP (The bacterial flagellar biogenesis protein FliP forms a type III secretion system (T3SS)-type pore required for flagellar assembly.), producing MRRPDLTRCLVVAALLAISWPSAAIAQEISLDLGDGSSLTARSFQLIALISVLSLAPGLAVMVTCFPFVVTVLSILRQAIGLQQSPPNMLIVSLALFLTYFVMAPVFEEAYRAGIAPLIAGELTPDAAIPLIYEPFRGFMLNRVDTSTLVSLAELRPGADAANPDPSVLIPSFMLSEVERAFQIGFLVFLPFLVIDLVVAAILMSMGMMMVPPAIVSLPFKLAFFVVADGWALITGALVRSYF from the coding sequence ATGCGGCGGCCTGACCTTACCCGTTGTCTTGTTGTCGCTGCCCTTCTCGCGATCAGCTGGCCCAGCGCCGCCATCGCACAGGAGATCTCCCTTGATCTAGGTGATGGGAGCAGCCTGACGGCGCGATCGTTCCAGTTGATCGCGCTGATTTCAGTTCTCAGCCTGGCACCGGGGTTGGCTGTTATGGTCACCTGCTTCCCGTTTGTTGTCACGGTGTTGTCAATCCTGAGGCAGGCGATCGGTCTGCAACAGTCACCTCCCAACATGCTGATCGTCAGCCTTGCACTTTTCTTGACGTATTTCGTGATGGCTCCGGTATTTGAGGAAGCGTATCGCGCCGGCATCGCTCCGCTGATTGCAGGAGAGCTGACCCCGGATGCCGCGATCCCGCTGATCTATGAGCCTTTTCGGGGCTTCATGCTGAACCGCGTGGACACATCAACGCTGGTCAGCTTGGCAGAATTGCGGCCCGGTGCCGACGCTGCAAATCCGGATCCGTCCGTCTTGATTCCGTCGTTCATGTTGAGCGAAGTCGAACGCGCGTTTCAAATCGGATTCCTCGTTTTTCTGCCCTTCCTCGTCATCGACTTGGTCGTGGCAGCGATTCTCATGTCGATGGGCATGATGATGGTACCCCCCGCAATCGTGTCGCTGCCGTTCAAGCTGGCATTTTTCGTTGTTGCTGACGGGTGGGCCCTGATTACGGGCGCTCTGGTCCGCAGTTATTTCTAG